The Malus domestica chromosome 13, GDT2T_hap1 genome includes a window with the following:
- the LOC103444734 gene encoding probable inorganic phosphate transporter 1-3, with the protein MAREQLGVLNALDVAKTQLYHFTAIVIAGMGFFTDAYDLFCISLVSKLLGRIYYTDLTHPKPGTLPPNVAAAVNGVALCGTLAGQLFFGWLGDKMGRKKVYGMTLILMVLCSVASGLSFSDHPKSVISTLCFFRFWLGFGIGGDYPLSATIMSEYANKKTRGAFIAAVFAMQGFGILTGGIVALIVSSAFDHAFKAPAYSVDRGASLAPQADFVWRIILMVGALPALLTYYWRMKMPETARYTALVAKNAKQAAKDMSKVLQVQLEAEDEKLEKITEEKSNSFGLFTKQFAARHGLHLLGTTSTWFLLDIAFYSQNLFQKDIFSAIGWIPKAESMNAIHEVYRIARAQTLIAMCSTVPGYWFTVAFIDYMGRFAIQLMGFFFMTVFMFALAIPYHHWTLKANNIGFVVIYSFTFFFANFGPNATTFVVPAEIFPARLRSTCHGISAAAGKAGAIVGAFGFLYAAQDKNPTKTDAGYPPGIGVKNSLIMLGVINFFGMVFTFLVPESKGKSLEELTGENEEEEEAPQQQAASARTVPV; encoded by the coding sequence ATGGCTAGAGAGCAATTGGGAGTGCTTAATGCACTAGATGTGGCCAAGACTCAATTGTACCACTTCACAGCAATTGTGATTGCTGGAATGGGATTTTTCACTGATGCTTACGATCTCTTCTGCATTTCCTTGGTGTCCAAGTTACTCGGTCGTATTTACTACACCGACCTAACTCACCCAAAACCCGGCACATTGCCTCCCAATGTGGCTGCTGCTGTTAACGGTGTGGCTCTATGTGGCACCTTAGCCGGCCAGCTCTTCTTTGGTTGGCTCGGAGACAAAATGGGTCGAAAAAAGGTCTATGGTATGACCCTTATTCTCATGGTTTTATGCTCCGTTGCGTCAGGCCTTTCGTTTTCGGATCACCCAAAAAGTGTGATCTCCACACTTTGTTTCTTCCGGTTCTGGCTTGGGTTTGGCATTGGTGGTGACTATCCCCTCTCAGCCACAATCATGTCCGAGTATGCCAATAAAAAGACTCGTGGGGCATTTATTGCCGCGGTGTTTGCCATGCAAGGATTTGGGATTTTGACTGGTGGGATTGTGGCTTTGATTGTGTCATCCGCGTTTGATCACGCTTTCAAGGCTCCTGCATACTCTGTGGACAGAGGTGCTTCTCTTGCACCTCAAGCCGACTTTGTCTGGCGTATCATTCTAATGGTTGGCGCCCTTCCTGCTCTTTTAACTTACTACTGGCGTATGAAAATGCCTGAGACAGCTCGTTACACAGCCCTCGTAGCGAAAAATGCTAAGCAGGCTGCCAAAGACATGTCTAAGGTTCTCCAAGTTCAGCTTGAAGCTGAAGATGAGAAACTAGAGAAGATTACTGAAGAGAAGTCCAATAGCTTTGGCTTGTTCACCAAGCAATTCGCTGCTCGCCACGGTCTTCACTTGCTTGGCACCACTTCTACTTGGTTCTTGCTAGACATTGCCTTCTACAGCCAAAATCTGTTCCAAAAAGACATCTTTAGCGCAATTGGGTGGATCCCGAAAGCAGAGAGCATGAATGCAATCCATGAGGTGTACAGAATTGCAAGAGCACAAACCCTAATAGCTATGTGCAGCACTGTCCCTGGATACTGGTTCACTGTTGCATTCATTGATTACATGGGCAGATTTGCAATCCAACTGATGGGATTCTTCTTCATGACTGTGTTCATGTTTGCTTTGGCAATTCCTTACCACCACTGGACCCTAAAGGCCAACAATATTGGGTTCGTTGTGATTTACTCATTCACCTTTTTCTTTGCCAATTTCGGACCCAATGCCACCACATTTGTTGTACCCGCTGAGATTTTCCCTGCGCGTTTGAGGTCTACATGTCATGGAATATCAGCTGCAGCCGGAAAGGCTGGAGCAATCGTTGGGGCATTTGGGTTTTTGTATGCAGCACAAGACAAGAATCCTACAAAGACTGATGCAGGCTACCCACCTGGCATTGGTGTGAAGAATTCTCTAATTATGCTTGGTGTGATCAACTTTTTCGGCATGGTTTTTACATTCTTGGTGCCGGAATCCAAGGGAAAATCACTTGAGGAGTTGACAGGtgagaatgaagaagaagaagaggcccCACAGCAGCAGGCAGCTTCTGCTAGAACCGTTCCAGTTTGA